TGGCCAGTGAAAGAGAATAATGTTTTGGACATGTCTCCCTTCTGTAGTAATCTCACAGGTGTATTCACCTTGGTCACTCTCAGAGACGCCATAGATACTGCCTTGTGTCATTTTTTTCCTGCCTTTGTACCACACAACTTCCTTCACCACCATGTTTTCAGCAACACAGTATATTTTCACTTTGTCCTCAGAAGCCTCTGCTATAAGCTGCTGAACAATCTTTGGTGGGGCAGTTTTGGTTGGGGACTTTACCCATTTAGGTGACAGGACAGGATCTAGTGATTTGACTCTGGGTGGGGATTTCACCCTTCGTGGTGAAAGAATTGGTTCAGGAGATTTGATGATCGTTGGAGATTTCACCCTTGGTGGTGATGTAATGGGCTCTGGAGATTTAACAGTTGGGGGGGATGCCACCCTCTGTGGTGGAGTCACTGGCTCTGAAGACTTGACTGGGCTTGGTGACTTCAGTTCTGATGGTGAAGTAAATGGTTCTGGTGACTTCACACTCTCAGGTGATTTGACTCGGGGCTCTGGTGAGGTTACTTGAGAAAGTTCTGGGGATTTTACCTCAGGCTCAGGGGATTTCACACTTGGAAGTGGGGCAGGAACCTCCTGTTTAGGTGGTGGTTTACGGAAGGGCAAGGAAAATCTTGCCTCTTGTGTGCCTTCTGAGTTCTCCACCATCACTATGTAGTTGCCCTCATGAGAAATCTCAACCGAGATGATTTCAAATGTAGACTTGTACTGTGGTGTAGTCACCAGGTAACGGTGAGAGGACACAATGGTGGTTCCTTCGTGCAACCATGTCAATCTTGGTGCTGGTTCACCATCAATATCACATGTGAATCTGGCTGTCTCCCCAATAGAAACTGTGGTTGACTGAGACTTTGTGATTATTTTTGCAGATAAAGTGGCCTTAATCTCTTTGACTTCTTCAActacttttgtttttgtctttgtagCAACACATTTTTCAGGTGATGAGTAAGATGCAGAATACAAGTATTCAATTAAAACATGTCTAATAGGTAAACTTTCTGCTGCAGCATACTCTAAAGCCGACACCTCATGTCATTCCACAAAGTTTGTTGAGGTTTCTTTGACCTCAAGGTAAGTTCTGGAAGAGGAAGAAGGTCTAACTGATGATATATGGTAGTAGTCAGTAGTTGTGACGTCTGGGATAAATGTTGCAGGCGCCTCTTCATCTTTCCGGCGAGAGGAATATGTGGAAAATTCTCCACCTGAAACATCAAGAGTGGTATAGTCGGATGTCTCGCCCTTTGAATTTGTGGCGACAACACGGTATGTTCCACTGTCCTCTGCAATGCACTGGCAGACCTTTAGAGACAGAACTCCACTTAGATTTGTAATCTGGTACTTGCTACTTTCCTGAATTTCCTTTCCATTATGAAACCATTTGATTTCTGCTTCTGGCTTGGCTTGGACATTCAACATGAACTTTGTATCCTGACCACATGGCACACGATGAGAACGCATTCTCACAGTAATACGTGGAGCATGATCAAGGCTGAATGGTGCCTGTGTAACAACCTGGTATTTTATCTCAGAATTAAGAGCTACTTTTCTTGATTCATATCTTGACATGATGTCAAATCTGGAAGATCTCTCAAACCTTGAGGATGACCTGGATGACCCCTCTGTTGAAACAGGGCTAGGAGAGCGAGGACGTGTTCTGTCAGGGGTTGGTGATCTTCTCTTGATAGCCTCTCCCTCAACCTCCACTGTGGAACAAGCTCGAGGAGGTCTTATGAATTCAGACACTGGACGCATCAGCTCAATGTATGTTGGTGACAATGATCTTCTTCTTCTCAGAAACTTTGCAATGGTAGGATGCTCTTTCTTATCCTCATGCTTCACCTCAGCCATTTTCTCAGCTTTTGGTGATGCACAATGCAGTGAAGATAGCGTACTGGACTGCCAGTTGATTTGGGAGGGTGAGAAGCCTAGTTCAAGCTCCTCCTCAAGCATCTGCTTCTCCTCTTCAGTTCTCTTCGAGCTGGAACTAGCTAAGTGTAATAACATTTAATTCAATATAAAACTATCTGATGTACTTATTGGCCTATGTGCCAATGGTTCCACATAGAATCCCTCAACAATACTAGGTCATTAGCACTCTTTGACTAACAGCATATTCACTGTGACAGAAATGGCACACTGTCACTTGATTGACAGTCACCATGTGGCACATAGCAGAAGGTGCCACTGATATCCTACCACTGACTCACTTCAAAACTGGGACACTACTCTAATGCTATCACTGTCTATTCTAGAGGTTTTTGGAACATTGTGCCAAATAATAACATTGAATGTTCAAAATCTGAGACTGAATTAAATTGTTATCTAAATCATCTTTGGATGAATGTGTGTTACATTCAACATACTTCTGACTGCAAATGTAATAGTTTAATAGTCTAACAACACAGACACTATAAAGGTCAGAAGGCTGAACCTATGAACCTCACTTTGACATATCTCTGAAATTGGTGGAGTTTCTTACTTGTGTCACTGATGGATCTTTGCCCAGAAGTCTACAGGCTCAGTAACAATCTCTTTAGTAAAATGTGTCCCAAGAAATCCAATATGAGAACTGTTGAGCCTGAAAATATAAAATACATGACATAAGTAAATAAAATAGCTCAGATTCACAgtattgttttgctttttaccTTGCAATCTCTACATCTTAGGTAAGGCTGACCTGGGGAAATTCACTGCTCAGAAGTGCAGGCTGCATTGGCGGAGTCAGGTTATATGctttccctcccccctctcacaGTCTGCATTCATGACATACTGTGTCATGTATGCAACTCTGGATGACCCACAACTTCCTCAAATTAAACACTGACAAAACAGAACTTGTCCTGATTGACCCCAAACCCCTCCTTTCCAAACAAAATCCATGGCTCCCACATCAAACCCTCCACAACAGTACGCAATGTTGGTATCATTCTAGACCCCTCACTCAGCTTCAAACTCCACATCCACTCACTCACCAAAAGTGCTTTCTTCCAGCTGTgtaacatcacacacatcactccACCTGAAAGATGCAGAAACACTGGTCCACACATTCATCATCTCCTATCTTGACTACTGTAACTCCCTACTCTCTggtatctttaaaaaaaaaaagcaataaatAAACTTCAGTATTTTCAGAACTCATCCACTAGagtccccacacacaccaaacactctGCCCACATCACTCCCATCCTCTGTGAACTCCACTGTTTACCCATCTCCTCACGTATCCAATACAACACCTACTGACAACAGAAAGGGCATCCTTGAGGGTGATGATACAAAACACTGATACAATTTTTCCCCATTGTGAATGTCACCCCACTTTCTGTAGATATCATTATCTAGAATGCACTTTTTTCAATTGCTttaaggttgtatcagcgatttcaggcccaaaaaagcccaaacataaataatcacattcatctaatctttcctaacgaccCGCTAGCTGCCAGtaccataagcaggccgtcaaaaaaaatgtgtctctgtaggcagcataggctccgagatctgtacacaaaaacaattgctaccaacaagggttggcaactagcctggaaaatccagaccctggtaatctagaaagattaagggtctggccacggcCCCAtctgtggtgcaactggctggggcacctgcaccgtacgccggcgacctggGTTCGATTCCGGCCCCGTGGTCCTTTTCGGATCcaacccctgctctctctcccattcgcttcctgtcactctccactgtcctatcattaaaggcataaaaagcccaaaaatatatatatactttaaaaaaaaaagggtctggccacgaacaatgtaatggcccaactcgaggggcagcaccaagcatgcatttgaaaatctcactgcacgcaattggataacactacgaccaatgtttactgacctccaacgttgcagcgctgtcgtcatcagtttagctcacctctggcccgcctgtatcagatacgccgatttgattggttccccAGGATGCAaagggtaaaagtaacgtgcatcattgctcattgccagagtgttttgcagagacaattccattgcgagaactctggatttccagggtagttggcaaccactcaaaggcaaaataaagtgtttcaaccaataaccgacgagatgcgcgtttaggagagtttcaattgcacgggagggagggggagggagtagcgagctagctctctgttttgtttgaacatcaacagaagtgacgtatccccgttatcgctgatacaacctttaatactACACCCAATTAGCGGAATCCCTTGGCTCTTTTGCAACATGAAACACTTCAGTCTATTCCAGTATTTTTttccctccactccactagatgttGAAGTTTTCCTTCAACATCTTACACACAAAATATTTGCATATCATAACATCACCCATTTACAGCACCCattacagatagatagatagatagatactttattgatccccaggggaaattcaagaacctCATATAATACCATAACCCCATacaaaatctgcaaaaccataggCCTACACTAATTCTCAGCTTTTGAATCAGTTTTCAATTTCATAAAaacactttttgcaaaacagtgtctcttcctctttttcctctctgtccTACATTGCCTTCAAGGATACAAGGGCTCACCTGTTGCCAAGTCTTTAGGACTGATTGTTGAGTTTATAATTGAGCACCTAAGTATTTTCCTGATGGTTGTGTTTAAACAATTGGTTCATGGGTGTGCATTTTTAAAGGTAGTGCCTTGACACGGCAAAGAGGACATTGTTTAATTTTTCTGTCTAAAGTAGAGAAATGTGTTTAGTGTTTTGTAAATCAATGTGTGTAGTGTCTTGCAAAAAGTTTGATGCTGATAATGTGCTTATAGTTGAGCAAATCTGGGCTGATGTTTTGCCCCTTGAGTGTAAGGTTTCTCTAACTGTGGTATACTTTTGATTTTAGTGTTTAAgcaattgtaaaaaaaactgtaagcaacCACGGGGGCACCAAGGGGCCTAATAGAGAACGTAGAGGGACCCCCATATCATATAAAATGAT
The sequence above is a segment of the Alosa sapidissima isolate fAloSap1 chromosome 2, fAloSap1.pri, whole genome shotgun sequence genome. Coding sequences within it:
- the LOC121687978 gene encoding titin-like; translated protein: HEVSALEYAAAESLPIRHVLIEYLYSASYSSPEKCVATKTKTKVVEEVKEIKATLSAKIITKSQSTTVSIGETARFTCDIDGEPAPRLTWLHEGTTIVSSHRYLVTTPQYKSTFEIISVEISHEGNYIVMVENSEGTQEARFSLPFRKPPPKQEVPAPLPSVKSPEPEVKSPELSQVTSPEPRVKSPESVKSPEPFTSPSELKSPSPVKSSEPVTPPQRVASPPTVKSPEPITSPPRVKSPTIIKSPEPILSPRRVKSPPRVKSLDPVLSPKWVKSPTKTAPPKIVQQLIAEASEDKVKIYCVAENMVVKEVVWYKGRKKMTQGSIYGVSESDQGEYTCEITTEGRHVQNIILFHWPSVPEHTPK
- the LOC121703979 gene encoding titin-like: MLEEELELGFSPSQINWQSSTLSSLHCASPKAEKMAEVKHEDKKEHPTIAKFLRRRRSLSPTYIELMRPVSEFIRPPRACSTVEVEGEAIKRRSPTPDRTRPRSPSPVSTEGSSRSSSRFERSSRFDIMSRYESRKVALNSEIKYQVVTQAPFSLDHAPRITVRMRSHRVPCGQDTKFMLNVQAKPEAEIKWFHNGKEIQESSKYQITNLSGVLSLKVCQCIAEDSGTYRVVATNSKGETSDYTTLDVSGGEFSTYSSRRKDEEAPATFIPDVTTTDYYHISSVRPSSSSRTYLEVKETSTNFVE